The genomic interval CCGGCGGCCAGGATGCCAAGGCCGAGCACCACGAAGACGTTCATGCCACCGAGTGCCAGCACCAGGATCAGCAGGTAGGGCATCACCTTGAGCAGATCCGCGCTGGCGGTGGCGGTGGGAGCCTCACCAGTGGAGCCCAGCAGCAGGTAGAGCAGGATCACCAGCACGGCGGCGGGGGCGGCAATCTTGACGTTCTCGCGGAACTTGTCCTTCATCTCGCAGCCCTGGCTGCGGGTCGCCGCTATGGTGGTGTCCGAGATGATGGAGAGGTTGTCGCCGAACATGGCACCGGAGAGAATGGTGCCCGCCATCAGCACGGGATCTATGCCGGTGGCCTGGGCGACGCCGAGGGCTACGGGGGCCACGGCCCCTATGGTGCCCATTGAGGTACCCATGGCGGTGGCAATGAAGGCGGAGATAAGGAAGAGTCCCGGCAGCAGGAACCAGCCCGGGATCAGGGAGAGGCCGAGGGCGACGGTGGCATCCACCCCGCCGGTGGCCTTGGCCACGGTGGCGAAGGCACCCGCCAGCAGATAGATGAGGCACATGGCCATGATGTTGCTGTCACCCACCCCCTTGAAGAAGGTCTCAAGGTTGCGGTTGAAGCCCTCTTTACCCAGCATCAGCGCCAGCATGACGGCGGGCAGGGCGGCCACGGGGGCGGGCAGCTGGTAGAAGGCGAACTCGACCCCCTGCAGGGTCAGCCAGGTGCCGGTACCGATGAAGAGAGCAAGAAAGACCAGAAGGGGCAGCAGGGCTCTGGCACTGGGTTGGGTCTGGATCATGTGTTCCTCGAAACTTGAACAATGACCTCCTGTCGCAGCCTGTGTTGGCCCGAGTATGCTCGGACACAGGGTAGGCATCCTGCCGCTATGGGGGGCTTACAGTAGTGAGTCGGGGACACCTGGTCAAGATAGACGTCCAGATGGATAAGTCTTTTTCTCTTGTGATTCTGATGTACTGATTAAATCCGTCAATTATTCGGATTTAATGGTAATTTGTTGTTGATGTGGCGGCGTTGCGCGAGCGGCTACGGAAGGCTTTTCAAAGCCGGCGCGGGCTGGTAAAACGGTCTCTTTCCATAATAAAGAGATGAGAGGGTGGAGATGGACAATCCGATCCGTGTGGCCGTGATGGGCTGTAATGGTCGTATGGGCAAGGTGCTGCTGGAGGCCATCACCAACGCCGAGGGCGTGGTGGTGGGTGCGGCGCTGGAGCGACCCGGCTCTGCCGTGATAGGCCTGGATGCGGGTGAACTCAATGGCCTGGGCCGACTTGGGGTCAACATCAGCGACAGCCTGGACAAGGTGCGCGATGAGTTCGATCTCATCATCGACTTCACCCGTCCCGAGGTGACCCTGGCCAACCTGACCTTCGCCCTGGCCCATGGCAAGCAGATGGTGATAGGCACCACCGGCTTTGACGAGGCAGGCAAGGCCGCGCTGCACGAGGCGGGCAAGCAGATCGGCATCGTCTTCGCGTCCAACTACTCGGTCGGCGTCAACCTGGTGTTCAAGCTGCTGGAGCAGGCCGCCAAGGTGATGGGGGATTACACCGACATCGAGATCATCGAGGGGCACCACAGGCACAAGGTGGATGCACCGTCCGGCACCGCGCTCTCCATGGGGGAAGTGGTGGCCAAGACCCTCGGACGTGACTTGAAAGAGTGCGCCGTCTATGGCCGCGAGGGGATCACCGGCGAGCGGGATCGCAACACCATCGGCTTTGCCACCATTCGCGCCGGGGATCTGGTGGGGGAGCACACCGTCATGTTTGCCGACATCGGCGAGCGGGTGGAGATCAGCCACAAGGCCTCGAGCCGCCTGACCTTTGCCAATGGCGCCGTGCGGGCGGGCAAGTGGCTCGGCCAGCAGGGCGCGGGTCTCTACGACATGCAGGACGTGCTCGACCTCAAATAGGGCACAGCGGGAGCCCGACAAGGGCTCTCCTCCCCCCGCTCTGGTTGTCAGACCCCGGCTCGCCGGGGTTTTGTTTATGGTTTTTGTAAAAACAAGCGTTAAGCACCGCTTTTGTGGTGAACCTGCCTAAATCTCCCACTTCTCACTCCTGTGCCACACTCCTGCGACAAAAATGTCATCAGAGGGTAACGGGATTGGGTCTCAACCTGCCCTGTAGCCCACTTTTTTCACATCCAACCAAACAGACTAAAAATGCAATCAAAGAAAAACGTTTTCTATTTTTCTTGGTCAGTTTTCTATCGCCAAATGGCACTTTTTGGCTTTCGTTGTTTGTTTTTTAAATTCATATTCATCTGTTTATTAACGATAAAATATCGATTTTTGTCTTCTGGGTAGTATGGGTGGGTGCTTTTGTTTCGGGTTTTGGCTTTTCTTTTGGGGGAGGGGGTTGCAAAGCGCCTTAGTGCATAGATAATGGGTAATGTTGCTTGTTTATTGAATTTAGATGCATTTCAAACGAGAAAAGACGTTGAAATGAGATCGTTTTTAAGTAGAATGCGCCCAATTTGCCAGAAATCTGCCGGGTTTGAGCCCTGTTTCAAACAGCGTCCGGACCCGCAACACCCAGGTAAATTGCTGAATTTAAAGCTAAATAACTGGAGGTTGTCTTGAATCACACTGCATTGCTAGTGCTGGAAGATGGAACTGTGTTCAAAGGCGTGTCGATAGGCGCCG from Aeromonas rivipollensis carries:
- a CDS encoding Na+/H+ antiporter NhaC family protein, producing MIQTQPSARALLPLLVFLALFIGTGTWLTLQGVEFAFYQLPAPVAALPAVMLALMLGKEGFNRNLETFFKGVGDSNIMAMCLIYLLAGAFATVAKATGGVDATVALGLSLIPGWFLLPGLFLISAFIATAMGTSMGTIGAVAPVALGVAQATGIDPVLMAGTILSGAMFGDNLSIISDTTIAATRSQGCEMKDKFRENVKIAAPAAVLVILLYLLLGSTGEAPTATASADLLKVMPYLLILVLALGGMNVFVVLGLGILAAGGVGMIGGYPLGQFSKDIYQGFTSMQEIFLLSMLIGGLGALMERQGGLAWISARIAALIARFTRHHDGEQNEKAAELGIAGVVGLTNLCTANNTVAIIVASKVARDLAEHHGVTPRRAASMLDIFSCVVQGLIPWGAQALLLGSIFALSPLAVVSMSFYPMALGLAALIAVFIKHQVRGGADSRQVA
- the dapB gene encoding 4-hydroxy-tetrahydrodipicolinate reductase, which codes for MDNPIRVAVMGCNGRMGKVLLEAITNAEGVVVGAALERPGSAVIGLDAGELNGLGRLGVNISDSLDKVRDEFDLIIDFTRPEVTLANLTFALAHGKQMVIGTTGFDEAGKAALHEAGKQIGIVFASNYSVGVNLVFKLLEQAAKVMGDYTDIEIIEGHHRHKVDAPSGTALSMGEVVAKTLGRDLKECAVYGREGITGERDRNTIGFATIRAGDLVGEHTVMFADIGERVEISHKASSRLTFANGAVRAGKWLGQQGAGLYDMQDVLDLK